A genome region from Musa acuminata AAA Group cultivar baxijiao chromosome BXJ3-5, Cavendish_Baxijiao_AAA, whole genome shotgun sequence includes the following:
- the LOC135638397 gene encoding probable non-intrinsic ABC protein 5, which produces MDIDKYDRVLEACSLKKDLEIMPNGYQTIIGERGINLSGGQKQRVQIARAIYHDADIYMFDDPFSAVDAHTGSHLFKECLLGFLSSKTVVYVTHQVEFLPSADLILVIRDGRIVQAGKYNEIINSGTEFMELVGSHMDALAAHNMIKHTSNTSSDTIQGGPSASKSSVRVPQQAELKDTENGPSDEVRPRGQLVQEEERETGKVGFLIYWRYITMAYKGALVPLILFSQILFQVLEICSNYWMALESPLSDDLEPPVSGTMLISVYVALAVRSSACILIRTLLLVIAGYKTATMLFNKMHMCIFRAPMLFFDSTPTGRILNRASTDQDGVDTGIPLQIELFAFSIIHLLGIISVMSQVSVLQVFNSTSSTEVNKECLLGFLASKTVVYVTRQVEFLPSSDFILFMKDGRIAEAGKYSEILNSEAKFMQLVGPHMDDLVAHNMIERSCGTSSNSIKVDSSDSKLGPQITLKEGLDHEENEK; this is translated from the exons ATGGACATAGACAAATATGACAGAGTCCTAGAAGCTTGTTCTTTGAAGAAGGATTTGGAGATCATGCCTAACGGTTACCAGACAATTATAGGAGAAAGAGGCATAAATCTTAGCGGAGGACAAAAGCAACGGGTACAAATTGCCCGTGCCATATACCATGATGCTGACATTTATATGTTTGATGATCCATTCAGTGCTGTTGATGCCCACACAGGATCTCATCTCTTTAAG gaatgtttgcttggatttttatctTCAAAGACAGTGGTCTATGTCACACACCAGGTGGAGTTTTTACCTTCAGCTGACCTTATCCTG GTCATAAGAGATGGAAGGATTGTACAAGCAGGCAAGTACAATGAGATAATTAACTCAGGAACAGAGTTCATGGAACTGGTTGGTTCTCATATGGATGCTTTGGCTGCACATAACATGATAAAACATACTTCCAACACTTCAAGTGACACTATTCAAGGTGGTCCTTCTGCCTCAAAGTCTAGTGTACGAGTTCCTCAACAAGCAGAATTGAAGGATACAGAGAATGGTCCATCAGATGAAGTTAGGCCGAGGGGTCAActagttcaagaagaagagagggagacaGGCAAAGTGGGGTTTCTGATTTATTGGAGGTATATTACAATGGCATATAAAGGGGCACTTGTTCCGTTAATATTATTTTCCCAAATTCTTTTTCAAGTCCTTGAGATATGTAGCAATTATTGGATGGCTTTGGAGTCTCCTCTGTCAGATGACTTGGAACCTCCTGTAAGTGGCACAATGCTTATATCTGTATATGTAGCATTGGCTGTTAGGAGCTCTGCTTGTATCCTCATAAGAACCCTACTTCTCGTAATTGCTGGATATAAGACTGCAACAATGCTATTTAATAAGATGCACATGTGCATTTTTCGTGCACCCATGTTATTCTTTGATTCCACCCCTACTGGgcgtattttgaataga GCGTCAACTGATCAAGATGGAGTAGATACTGGCATTCCTCTCCAAATTGAATTATTTGCATTTTCAATTATACATCTTCTAGGGATTATTTCAGTCATGTCACAG GTATCTGTTTTACAAGTTTTTAATTCTACTTCAAGTACAGAAGTGAATAAG GAATGTTTGCTTGGGTTTTTAGCTTCAAAAACTGTGGTCTATGTCACTCGCCAGGTGGAGTTTTTACCTTCATCTGACTTCATCCTG TTCATGAAAGATGGAAGAATTGCAGAAGCAGGCAAGTATAGCGAGATTCTGAATTCAGAAGCCAAGTTCATGCAACTTGTTGGTCCTCATATGGATGATTTGGTGGCACATAACATGATAGAGCGTTCTTGTGGCACTTCAAGCAACAGTATCAAAGTTGACTCGTCTGACTCAAAATTAGGTCCACAGATTACTCTAAAGGAAGGTTTGGATCATGAAGAGAATGAAAAATAA
- the LOC135637731 gene encoding wall-associated receptor kinase-like 9 has product MGVVIGVSIGFGLLLMLLCAVILNRRLKEMKLKKLKERYFHQNHGLLLRRLIATDDVNAERTKIFPLEELEKATNSFDPARILGHGGHGTVYKGILSDQRVVAIKKSKIVIQREIDQFINEVAILSQINHRNIVKLYGCCLETEVPLLVYEFITNGTLADHIHVEDRSSSLSWKDRLRIAVETVGALAYLHSAASISVFHRDVKSSNVLLDDTYTAKVSDFGASRTVPVDQTHVVTGIQGTHGYLDPEYYHTGQLTEKSDVYSLGVILVELLTGFMPVSLTRFGDRNLAMYFIWALKSNRVSDVLEARIKEEAMEEELEEMVGLAEECLRLKGAERPTMKEVEIRLQGLRRRKKKEQVQLTHHQSEEAEPQLCDPYGACRHQRSLDGNLADTAIQDTSRRHSLEEEFMLSLNYPR; this is encoded by the exons ATGG GTGTCGTCATTGGCGTTAGCATTGGCTTCGGCCTCCTGCTGATGCTCCTATGTGCAGTCATCCTCAACCGGAGGCTGAAGGAAATGAAACTGAAGAAGTTGAAGGAGCGATACTTCCATCAAAACCATGGCTTGCTATTGCGGAGACTGATCGCGACCGACGATGTTAATGCCGAGAGGACCAAGATTTTTCCCCTGGAAGAACTAGAGAAAGCCACCAACAGCTTCGACCCCGCACGAATCCTGGGGCATGGAGGCCACGGCACGGTTTACAAAGGAATTCTGTCGGATCAGCGCGTGGTTGCCATTAAGAAGTCCAAGATCGTGATTCAGAGAGAGATCGACCAGTTCATAAATGAGGTCGCGATTCTTTCTCAGATCAACCACAGGAACATCGTAAAGCTCTACGGATGCTGTTTAGAGACGGAAGTGCCGCTATTGGTGTACGAGTTCATCACGAATGGAACTCTCGCTGATCATATCCACGTCGAAGATCGTTCCTCCTCTCTGTCATGGAAAGACCGCCTAAGGATCGCCGTGGAGACCGTAGGAGCGCTTGCTTATTTGCACTCTGCTGCTTCCATTTCCGTATTCCATAGAGATGTTAAGTCATCCAATGTGCTCTTGGATGACACTTATACCGCAAAGGTATCGGACTTTGGAGCTTCAAGGACTGTTCCAGTGGATCAAACGCACGTCGTCACAGGGATACAGGGCACCCATGGCTACTTGGACCCCGAGTACTACCACACAGGCCAGCTAACAGAGAAGAGTGATGTGTACAGTCTCGGAGTCATTCTTGTGGAGCTCTTAACAGGTTTCATGCCGGTCTCCCTCACTAGATTCGGGGACAGGAATTTGGCCATGTACTTCATCTGGGCACTGAAATCAAATCGTGTGTCGGATGTATTGGAGGCTCGGATCAAGGAGGAGGCGATGGAGGAAGAGCTCGAGGAAATGGTGGGGCTTGCAGAGGAGTGCCTAAGGTTGAAAGGAGCAGAGAGGCCTACCATGAAAGAAGTAGAGATCAGGCTGCAAGGCTTGAGAAGGcgcaagaagaaggaacaagTACAGTTGACTCATCATCAGAGTGAAGAAGCTGAGCCTCAACTCTGCGATCCGTATGGTGCTTGTCGTCACCAACGATCTCTTGATGGCAATTTAGCTGACACAGCAATCCAGGATACATCTAGGCGACACAGTTTGGAGGAGGAATTCATGTTGTCACTGAACTATCCGCGTTAG
- the LOC135637732 gene encoding xyloglucan endotransglucosylase protein 6-like, which yields MGWSKVSRTILCCLCLGALLTSVSSADFGDLFQPYWAADHIVAMDGEPLKLTLDNTSGCGFGSKKKYLFGQTSMQIKLVEGDSAGTVTAFYMSSDGPNHNELDFEFLGNVTGEPYLVQTNVYVNGTGNREQRHSLWFDPTADFHTYSILWNRYHIRFLVDGVPIRMFANKEAAGVLYPKDQAMGVYASVWNADDWATQGGRVKTNWSHAPFVTTFRGYEIDACEAEEATGGCAGGGVFWWDAPAMSGLSPHQRRQLRWVQRRHLVYDYCKDRPRFHEMPGECLS from the exons ATGGGGTGGTCGAAGGTCAGCAGAACTATTCTCTGTTGCCTGTGTCTTGGGGCGCTGCTGACCTCAGTGAGCTCTGCCGACTTCGGTGACCTCTTCCAGCCTTACTGGGCGGCAGATCACATAGTGGCCATGGATGGAGAGCCACTTAAGCTCACTCTCGACAACACCTCAG GATGTGGGTTTGGGTCCAAGAAGAAGTACCTCTTCGGCCAAACCAGCATGCAGATAAAGCTCGTCGAAGGCGACTCGGCCGGCACGGTGACTGCCTTCTAC ATGTCATCCGATGGCCCAAACCACAACGAGCTGGACTTCGAGTTCCTCGGCAATGTCACAGGCGAGCCGTACTTGGTGCAGACCAACGTCTACGTCAACGGCACCGGCAACCGGGAGCAGCGCCACTCTCTATGGTTCGATCCGACAGCCGACTTCCACACCTACTCCATCCTGTGGAACCGCTACCACATCAG GTTTCTCGTCGACGGTGTTCCGATACGTATGTTCGCTAACAAAGAGGCCGCTGGCGTCTTGTACCCCAAGGACCAGGCCATGGGAGTGTACGCGTCGGTGTGGAACGCCGACGACTGGGCGACGCAGGGCGGGCGAGTGAAGACCAACTGGAGCCACGCGCCGTTCGTGACGACCTTCCGGGGCTACGAGATCGACGCGTGCGAGGCGGAGGAGGCGACGGGCGGGTGCGCCGGCGGTGGGGTGTTCTGGTGGGACGCGCCGGCGATGAGCGGGCTCAGCCCGCATCAGCGGCGCCAGCTCAGGTGGGTGCAGAGGAGGCACCTGGTGTACGACTACTGTAAGGATAGGCCCAGGTTCCATGAGATGCCTGGGGAATGCTTGAGCTGA